One window of Corynebacterium accolens genomic DNA carries:
- a CDS encoding glucose PTS transporter subunit IIA, with translation MASVKDTSTHIIDSLGGADNITSLTHCATRLRFQLADVGKVDQEKLESDTAVLGSVTQGTHGYQVVMGGGVASYYGEIIKDPGVNPPDEEASSSKKNYDGVRGKYDWIDYCFEFLSDTFRPILWALLGASLIITLLVLADTIGIQDFRAPLEEQPEGYRLAHAMFQSVFYFLPVMVGATAAQKLGANMWVSAAIPAALLTPEFMSLGEQGDTVNVFGLPLVINSYGSQVFPPILAAIGLFWVEKGLKKIIPSAVHMVFVPFFSLLIMIPATAFLLGPFGIGVGNGISWVLFQINDFSPFILAIVIPLLYPFLVPMGLHWPLNVIMIQNITTYGYDFIQGPMGAWNFACFGVTGAVMVISMKEKNNSMRQVSVGAFAAGMLGGISEPSLYGILLRFRRTYYRLLPGCAIGGAVMGLFDVRANAFVFTSILTTPAMIPHVGYVIGIAVAFFTSFSLTLLFGYRTAEEKQADLERIARENNETVEEVASRSESRIIGGSDDESDGSENAQAAGVAAATGIATKEAEQAIMKLDSPLEGEAVDLSEVPDPIFAGAKLGPGAAVKPTGNTVYAPADGTVLTVQKSGHAIGLNLDNGVQLLIHVGLDTVELGGEGFDVHVEKKQRVSAGDKLISFDADFIKSKDYNLITPVVVTNAKKFGSVSGATGAVTPSDELLQVHPKLEEELES, from the coding sequence GTGGCATCTGTGAAGGACACTTCCACACACATCATCGATAGCTTGGGCGGCGCCGATAACATCACGTCGCTGACGCACTGTGCGACGCGCCTGCGTTTTCAACTCGCTGATGTGGGGAAAGTAGATCAGGAAAAGCTGGAAAGCGATACGGCCGTTCTCGGTTCCGTCACGCAGGGTACCCATGGCTACCAGGTAGTCATGGGTGGCGGCGTGGCCAGCTACTACGGCGAAATCATCAAGGACCCTGGGGTCAATCCGCCGGATGAGGAGGCCTCCTCATCTAAGAAGAACTACGACGGTGTGCGCGGTAAGTACGATTGGATCGACTACTGCTTCGAGTTCCTCTCTGATACCTTCCGCCCGATTCTGTGGGCGCTGCTTGGTGCCTCCCTCATCATCACGCTGCTGGTGCTGGCGGATACCATTGGCATTCAAGACTTTCGCGCGCCGTTGGAAGAACAGCCTGAGGGCTACCGCTTGGCCCACGCGATGTTCCAGTCGGTCTTCTACTTCCTGCCGGTGATGGTGGGTGCCACCGCCGCGCAGAAGTTGGGCGCGAATATGTGGGTCTCGGCCGCCATTCCGGCCGCTTTGCTCACGCCGGAATTCATGTCCCTGGGTGAACAGGGCGATACCGTCAACGTCTTCGGCCTGCCGCTGGTGATTAACTCTTACGGCTCCCAGGTATTCCCGCCGATTTTGGCCGCCATCGGCCTGTTCTGGGTGGAAAAGGGCTTGAAGAAGATCATCCCGAGCGCCGTACACATGGTCTTCGTGCCATTCTTCTCGCTGCTCATCATGATTCCGGCTACGGCCTTCCTGCTCGGCCCATTCGGCATCGGCGTGGGCAATGGCATCTCTTGGGTACTGTTCCAGATCAATGACTTCTCGCCGTTCATCCTGGCCATTGTCATTCCGCTGTTGTACCCGTTCCTGGTGCCCATGGGCCTGCACTGGCCGCTCAACGTGATCATGATTCAAAACATCACGACTTACGGCTACGACTTCATCCAAGGCCCGATGGGTGCGTGGAACTTTGCCTGCTTCGGCGTCACCGGCGCCGTAATGGTCATCTCCATGAAGGAGAAGAACAACTCCATGCGCCAGGTTTCCGTCGGTGCATTCGCAGCCGGCATGCTCGGCGGTATTTCGGAGCCGTCCCTCTACGGCATCTTGCTCCGCTTCCGCCGCACCTACTACCGCCTGCTGCCGGGTTGTGCCATCGGTGGCGCAGTGATGGGGCTTTTCGATGTCCGCGCTAACGCCTTCGTCTTCACCTCCATCTTGACCACCCCAGCCATGATCCCGCACGTGGGCTACGTCATCGGCATCGCCGTGGCATTCTTCACCTCCTTCTCCCTCACGCTGCTGTTTGGTTACCGCACCGCAGAGGAAAAGCAGGCCGACCTCGAGCGCATCGCCCGCGAAAATAACGAGACCGTGGAAGAGGTTGCTAGCCGCTCCGAGTCCCGCATCATCGGAGGATCCGATGATGAGTCGGACGGTTCCGAGAATGCACAGGCTGCAGGGGTTGCTGCTGCCACCGGAATCGCCACCAAGGAAGCAGAACAGGCAATCATGAAGCTGGACTCTCCTTTGGAGGGCGAGGCAGTGGACCTGTCCGAGGTACCGGATCCCATCTTCGCTGGCGCCAAGCTTGGGCCGGGCGCTGCCGTGAAGCCAACCGGCAATACCGTCTACGCGCCTGCCGATGGCACCGTGCTCACCGTCCAAAAGTCCGGCCACGCGATCGGTCTGAACCTGGATAACGGCGTACAGCTGCTCATCCATGTTGGCCTAGACACCGTGGAACTGGGCGGCGAGGGATTTGATGTCCACGTGGAAAAGAAGCAGCGCGTTTCCGCTGGCGATAAGCTCATCAGCTTTGACGCAGACTTCATTAAGTCCAAGGACTACAACCTGATTACCCCGGTCGTTGTTACCAACGCCAAGAAATTTGGTTCCGTGAGCGGCGCTACCGGCGCTGTCACCCCAAGCGATGAACTCTTGCAGGTTCATCCAAAGCTGGAAGAAGAACTCGAGTCCTAA
- the coaE gene encoding dephospho-CoA kinase translates to MKLIGLTGGIGSGKSTVAKLCAQRGWRVVDADRIARDIVKPGQPALAELAEKFGQDILQEDGSLDRKELARRAFVDKEHTELLNSITHPRIQKETQRQFAAAREEGVDFTVYDMPLLVDNGLDGDMDFVIVVDVDPEERVRRLVEFRGLDEADARKRINAQISDDKRLAAASHVIDNNGTQEQLAERAAAVCDEIEAASS, encoded by the coding sequence ATGAAGCTAATCGGATTAACCGGGGGAATCGGCAGCGGGAAATCTACGGTAGCGAAGCTGTGCGCTCAGCGCGGCTGGCGGGTGGTGGACGCAGATCGCATAGCGAGGGACATCGTCAAGCCTGGCCAACCGGCGTTAGCCGAGCTAGCAGAGAAATTTGGCCAGGACATCCTGCAGGAAGATGGCAGTCTCGACCGTAAGGAACTAGCCCGCCGTGCGTTCGTGGATAAGGAGCACACCGAGCTCCTGAATTCGATTACACACCCGCGTATCCAAAAAGAGACCCAGCGACAATTTGCTGCTGCGCGCGAAGAGGGCGTTGATTTTACGGTTTATGATATGCCGCTGCTGGTGGATAATGGGCTCGACGGGGATATGGATTTTGTCATCGTCGTTGACGTGGATCCAGAAGAGAGGGTGCGTCGTCTCGTGGAGTTCCGCGGACTCGATGAAGCAGACGCGCGCAAAAGGATTAACGCCCAGATTTCTGATGACAAGCGGCTCGCGGCAGCAAGCCATGTCATAGATAATAACGGCACGCAGGAACAACTGGCCGAGCGTGCAGCGGCGGTCTGCGATGAGATTGAGGCGGCGTCTTCTTAA
- a CDS encoding DUF4259 domain-containing protein, which translates to MGTWGTGPFDNHAARDVLDSLRNGSFDLRHFQRSCGTGVLDSDEAEAVIALGALTKLPADGLPDGVAPRDLVSLYTPQSKAWLRRRINQAMCSDSSSVYALWEPTGELDQWLHTAQAALP; encoded by the coding sequence GTGGGAACTTGGGGCACTGGACCATTCGATAATCACGCGGCGCGAGACGTACTCGATAGCCTGCGGAATGGTTCTTTTGATCTCCGGCACTTTCAGCGCTCGTGCGGCACTGGAGTGCTCGATTCCGATGAAGCCGAAGCGGTCATCGCATTAGGGGCGCTGACGAAGCTGCCTGCCGATGGCCTGCCGGACGGCGTAGCCCCAAGGGATTTGGTGTCCCTTTATACCCCTCAATCTAAGGCGTGGCTGCGCCGGCGCATCAACCAAGCGATGTGCTCTGATTCCTCGTCGGTCTACGCGCTATGGGAACCGACAGGTGAGCTCGACCAGTGGTTGCACACCGCCCAGGCCGCGCTGCCGTGA
- the uvrB gene encoding excinuclease ABC subunit UvrB, translating into MAFAAEHPLIPNSEHRVVGEVERTPGKFQVVSDYEPAGDQPAAIKELDERLNRDERDVVLMGATGTGKSATAAWLIEKQQRPTLVMAPNKTLAAQLANELRQLLPNNAVEYFVSYYDYYQPEAYIAQTDTYIEKDSSINEDVERLRHSATSGLLSRRDVVVVSSVSCIYGLGTPQSYLDRSVIIAVDEELDRDRFLRLLVDIQYERNDVGFTRGTFRVKGDTVDIIPAYEERAVRIEFFGDDIDSLYYIHPVTGDVIEQVDEVRIFPATHYVAGPERMEKAVADIKEELAERLEDLENRGKLLEAQRLRMRTEYDLEMIEQVGFCSGIENYSRHVDGRPAGSAPATLLDYFPEDFLTIIDESHVTVPQIGGMYEGDMSRKRNLVEFGFRLPSAVDNRPLTFDEFEERVGQTVYMSATPGDFEMTSSGGEFVEQVIRPTGLVDPKVTVKPTKGQIDDLIDEVRGRIASKERVLVTTLTKRMAEDLTDYLLEQGIKVRYLHSDIDTLQRVELLRQLRQGEFDVLVGINLLREGLDLPEVSLVAILDADKEGFLRSTTSLIQTIGRAARNVSGEVIMYADKITDSMQEAIDETERRREKQIAYNKEHGVDPQPLRKKIADILDQVYENNGEEAAESDPSAVVEKLDVSSMATDEVEALINDLQAQMGAAARELKFELAGRLRDEIADLKKELRGLKEAGI; encoded by the coding sequence ATGGCTTTTGCTGCTGAACATCCCCTTATTCCAAATTCTGAACACCGCGTCGTCGGCGAGGTAGAACGCACCCCCGGCAAGTTTCAGGTCGTTTCTGATTATGAACCCGCAGGTGACCAGCCTGCGGCCATCAAGGAGCTTGATGAGCGCCTCAACCGCGACGAGCGCGACGTTGTGCTCATGGGCGCAACCGGTACGGGTAAGTCCGCGACGGCCGCGTGGCTGATTGAAAAGCAGCAGCGGCCCACGCTAGTGATGGCACCCAATAAAACCTTGGCCGCACAGCTGGCCAATGAGCTGCGCCAATTATTGCCCAATAACGCGGTGGAATACTTCGTCTCCTATTACGACTACTATCAGCCAGAAGCCTATATCGCGCAGACCGATACCTATATCGAAAAAGACTCCTCCATTAATGAGGACGTCGAGCGCCTGCGCCACTCGGCCACCTCTGGGCTGCTCTCGCGGCGCGATGTTGTGGTGGTCTCCTCGGTCTCGTGTATCTACGGCTTGGGTACCCCGCAATCCTATTTGGATCGCTCGGTGATTATCGCCGTCGACGAGGAGCTCGATAGGGACCGTTTCTTAAGGCTGTTAGTAGATATCCAATATGAGCGCAACGATGTGGGCTTTACCCGCGGTACCTTCCGCGTCAAGGGTGATACGGTCGATATCATTCCGGCATATGAGGAACGCGCGGTGCGCATCGAGTTCTTCGGCGATGATATTGATTCGCTGTACTATATCCACCCAGTGACAGGTGATGTTATCGAGCAGGTCGATGAAGTGCGCATTTTCCCCGCCACGCACTACGTGGCCGGCCCAGAGCGCATGGAAAAAGCCGTGGCCGATATCAAGGAAGAATTGGCTGAGCGCCTAGAAGATCTAGAAAACCGTGGCAAGCTGTTGGAAGCGCAACGGCTGCGCATGCGCACGGAATATGACCTAGAGATGATCGAGCAGGTGGGGTTCTGTTCCGGCATTGAGAACTACTCCCGCCACGTGGATGGCCGCCCGGCGGGTTCCGCGCCAGCCACGCTCTTGGACTATTTCCCAGAGGATTTTCTTACCATCATCGATGAGTCCCACGTGACCGTGCCACAGATCGGCGGCATGTACGAAGGCGATATGTCGCGCAAGCGAAACCTGGTGGAGTTTGGCTTCCGCCTTCCCTCCGCGGTGGATAACCGGCCACTGACCTTTGACGAATTTGAAGAGCGCGTTGGTCAAACCGTTTATATGTCCGCTACCCCTGGCGATTTCGAAATGACCTCCTCCGGCGGCGAGTTTGTCGAGCAGGTCATTCGACCGACTGGCCTGGTCGATCCTAAGGTCACGGTGAAGCCCACAAAGGGCCAGATCGATGACCTCATTGATGAGGTCCGCGGCCGCATTGCCTCTAAGGAGCGCGTTCTGGTCACCACCTTGACCAAGCGCATGGCAGAAGACCTGACGGATTACCTCTTGGAGCAGGGGATTAAGGTCCGCTACCTGCACTCGGATATCGATACGCTGCAGCGCGTGGAGTTGCTGCGCCAATTGCGCCAGGGCGAATTCGACGTGCTCGTGGGCATCAACCTCTTGCGCGAGGGCTTGGACTTGCCCGAGGTCTCGCTCGTGGCGATCCTCGATGCGGATAAGGAAGGCTTCTTGCGCTCGACAACATCGCTCATCCAGACCATTGGCCGCGCTGCCCGTAACGTATCGGGCGAGGTCATCATGTATGCGGATAAAATCACCGACTCGATGCAAGAAGCCATCGATGAAACGGAGCGCCGCCGCGAGAAGCAGATTGCCTATAACAAGGAACACGGCGTGGATCCGCAGCCGCTGCGCAAGAAGATCGCGGATATCTTGGACCAAGTCTATGAGAATAATGGGGAAGAGGCCGCCGAGTCGGATCCTTCGGCGGTGGTGGAAAAGCTCGACGTGTCCAGCATGGCCACCGATGAGGTTGAGGCTCTCATTAATGACCTGCAGGCACAGATGGGTGCTGCCGCGCGCGAGTTGAAATTCGAGCTAGCCGGCCGGCTGCGCGATGAGATTGCTGATTTGAAGAAGGAGCTGCGCGGCCTAAAGGAAGCCGGAATTTAA
- a CDS encoding universal stress protein yields the protein MLTYHTIAVGTDGSETSLRAVRSAASMARAYDAKLIIVSAAYNHSGSMLGAPSGEGSRLPVVSEEMADTYLTNAQRIAESEGAENIEVVTTPGDPVNALIEVTEKYDVELLVVGNRGVNSVRGRVFGSVPTELTHKSKVDVVVVNTSEKR from the coding sequence ATGCTTACGTATCACACCATCGCCGTCGGTACCGATGGCTCCGAAACTTCCCTGCGCGCCGTGCGCTCGGCAGCATCCATGGCGCGGGCATACGATGCCAAGCTCATCATCGTCTCCGCAGCCTATAACCATTCTGGCTCCATGCTCGGCGCCCCCAGCGGTGAGGGCTCCAGGCTACCGGTGGTCAGCGAAGAAATGGCCGATACCTACCTCACGAACGCGCAGCGGATTGCCGAGTCCGAAGGTGCGGAAAACATTGAGGTGGTCACCACCCCCGGTGACCCCGTCAACGCCTTAATCGAGGTCACGGAGAAATACGACGTTGAGCTCCTAGTCGTGGGCAACCGCGGTGTTAATTCCGTGCGCGGGCGCGTTTTTGGCTCGGTGCCAACGGAACTTACCCATAAATCCAAGGTGGATGTCGTGGTGGTTAACACGAGTGAAAAACGTTAA
- a CDS encoding universal stress protein gives MSDYSTIVVGTDGSKSSLLAVERAAKIAAAFDATLIIGCAYYENQEQASKTLRQDSVTILGDEKAEANLHAGKEEAEKHGVSKVETAVRPGTPVQALMSIVNDNDADLLIVGNRGINSLTGRLLGSVPADVARQSDCDVMIVHTVN, from the coding sequence ATGAGCGACTACAGCACGATTGTTGTCGGTACTGACGGTTCCAAGTCCTCCCTCCTCGCCGTGGAGCGAGCAGCCAAGATTGCCGCTGCATTCGATGCCACGCTGATCATCGGTTGTGCTTACTACGAGAATCAAGAGCAGGCTTCGAAGACCTTGCGTCAGGATTCCGTCACTATTCTTGGTGATGAGAAAGCCGAAGCCAACCTGCATGCAGGCAAGGAAGAAGCGGAAAAGCACGGGGTTTCCAAGGTAGAAACCGCCGTCCGCCCTGGCACGCCGGTGCAAGCCCTGATGTCCATTGTCAATGACAATGATGCAGACCTGCTCATCGTTGGTAACCGCGGCATTAATTCCCTGACCGGTCGTCTACTCGGCTCTGTGCCAGCGGATGTGGCGCGTCAGTCCGATTGTGACGTCATGATTGTTCACACCGTTAATTAA